AAGTTAGCTTTTTGAAGTTTTAGTTTAGCAGACTCACGCCAACCACCAGTTGCGATCGCAACACACCAATTAGGGTTTAGCTGTAATTTAGCTAATATATTTGCCGCCCCAGGAATTTCACTGAATAAATCTTGGTTGTTAATAAAAGCTTCTTGAAGTAGACTAACAAAACGTGCTTTGAGTCTAACTAACTCTTCATCTAAAGGAAGACGTTCTAATTTTTCTTGGAAAATTTGCTGGGTAATTCCAGAATCTGTGGTGTATCCGTATTCAGTCCAATTTGTATTTATACCAAAAATACCAAATTCTAATGCAAGAGCGCGTACAAAACAATTTTCATCAATTTTGTAGGTATTTGTTAGTGTACCATCAACATCAAAAATTACTAATTGCATAGTATATTTATTATAACTCACAGTTAATTTTAGAATCTTAGAAGCCAATTAAGCGGTCGCTCCAAAAAATTACCATTTAAAATCTCACCCAATGGCACTAGATGCAAATTTTATCTCTACATGAGGTTAAAAATCGGTAGCGGTTACATTTGGCGGAATACAAACATCTGGCGCACATAAGCCAAAAAACTCTAGCGTCGTCACCTCAAGAGTATTCAAATCTACGCGACGGATCGCATGATTATTGGTATCAGCAATATATAAATATGAGCCGTTAATACTCAATCCCGAAGGTTCAAAAAATCGGCTATTTTTACCTTGCCCATCTTGTAAACCAGCAGTACCATCTCCTTGAATAGTTTGACAATTACCACTAGGACTAACTAATTTAATTTTGTGATTATAGGTATCTGTAACCCATATAAAATTCTGAGCAAATTCCACTCCTAAACAGTGTTGTAAACGGACATCTTCACCTTGTCCATCAACATCACCAAAACCAAATAGACCCCCACTACCGCAAACAGTTCGTACTTGATACGGTTCTACAATTCCAACACCACGAATTGAACTAACTTCACTGTCAGCGATATATAATTCTTTTCCATCGGTGCTAATACCACTGGGTTGAGCAAAGGCAGATTCGGTAAGCGAACCATCAATGCAAGCTTCCGCACCAGTACCAGCATAAGTTTTAATCATGCTAGTTTCTAAATCCATTTCCCAAATTTGATGCGGCCCAGCCATTGCAATAAATAAGGTATTTCCCACTTTCACTAAATCCCAAGGGGAATTTAGCGGGGTTTCTAAACCAACACCGCCATGAGGATGAATATTCCGGCTTTGTTCTCCAGTTCCTGCGATCGCATCTACGACTTGACGCTTCATATCAACTCGCCGCAGGGTATGATTTTCTGTATCGGCAACATAAAGAATTTGATTCTCTGCATCATAAGCCATTCCCTGTGGTGCAAAAAACTGCGCTTCGTTAAAAGCACCATCGGTTAAGCCAGATTTTCCAGTACCAATCAAATGCAGAATTTCGCCGTCGAAGCTACTCATAATCAGGCGATGATGCCCAGAGTCAGCGATGAACAAACCCGTTTGGGTAGCTAAAACTTTACCAGGGAAAGCTAGGGGAGTAATTAATGGCTGGCGCTGTTTTTCTAATATCAAACTAAGTTCTTGAAAATTAATCGTGCCTTTATCTTGGTGTTGCTGAATTAATTTTTGAATTAATTCGTCTAAAGCGTCACGATTTCCTTCTCCAGAAATCTGACCAATCACGTAACCTTCTGGATCAATAATTATTAAGGTAGGCCAAGCACGTACAGCATATTCTTCCCAAAGTCGAAAATTGCTGTCAATTATAACTGGGTGTTCAACGTCGTAGCGTAGGATAGCTTGGCGAATATTTTCTGTTTCTTTTTCGTTGTCAAATTTGGCAGAATGGACACCAATAATGGTAAGGCTATCTTTATATTTCTGTTCTAAATATTTCAGATTTGGCAGAATATGCAGACAATTTATACAGCAGTATGTCCAAAAATCTAAAATTATGACTCTACCCTTGAGTTGTTTAAGAGATAAGGGTTTGTCAGTATTGAACCAAGAGTAATTGTGTGGTAATTCTGGCGCTCTAACACGGGGAAGCATAGTAATTCGTAATTTAACGTGGCTGTATCTGTTGTGAAAAAACTTGATAAATTAACTACTACGGAGTTATCAGCTTGGGTACAACAAGCTAAAATTCAGGCTAAACAGGGACGAGTTCTCGATCGCATTCCACAATTAGCTTTAGCCGATCCTGATTGGTTTGCAGTCCACGTCTGCTGTGAATCGGGGAAAAATATCAGCTTCGGGGACACCGCTTGTATCTTCCCGCTTATGAGCGTTATTAAGACATTTTCTTTACTTTATCTGCTGGAACATTTTGGCGCAGAAACAGTTTTTAGCTGGGTTGGGGTGGAACCATCGGATGCACCCTTTAATTCTTTAGAACAATTAGTTAGCGATCGCGGCCGTCCCCGTAACCCGATGATTAATAGTGGAGCAATCACCCTCGCTGATAAGTTACCAGGAAAGGATGCTACCCAACGCACTCTTTTATTTTGTCAATGGCTCAACCAATTAGCAGGTTGCCAACTCAGTTTAGATGAAGTAATGCTGGCTTCAGTGCGATTAACACGTTCAACTGCCAATGAAGCGATCACAAACTATCTTACCGAAACAGGTTATTTAGAAAATCTTGAAATAGCACTTGATACTTACGAGCAAATATGCTGTATCTCTGGGCGAATTAAAGATTTAGCTCTGTTAGGAAAACTTCTCGCTTGTGATGGGTTAGTTAATCCACAAAATCGCCGGATTGTCAACGCAGTAATGTTAACTTGTGGACTTTACGAAGCTTCTGCCGAGTTTGCAGTCAGAATTGGTCTACCGATGAAATCAGGGATTGGTGGTGGACTTGTAGCAATAGTACCAGGTGAGGGAGCGATCGCTTGTTACAGTCCTGGGTTGGATAATATCGGAAACCCTGTAGCAGGGCTTGTCTTTGTTGAGGCTTTTTCACAAAAGCTAGAGTTAAGTATCTTTGGGTAAATGCTGCTTTTGAACAGGGAGAGAAATGATAAATTCTGTACCAGCACCCACCTCAGATTTACAAGTTAGTCGTCCTCCATGTTTTTCGACTACAATCTGATGACTAATCGAAAGTCCCATACCAGTGCCAACACCAGTCGCTTTAGTGGTAAAGAACATCTCAAAAATTTTTTCTTGAGTCTCACGGGCAATACCAGAACCGTTATCAGCAATACGGACAACTACCCAGTTTTTGTCTAAAACTTCGGTAGCGATCGTAATTCGTGGAGAGTCTTGAGGATTGTGCTGTTCCTCCAATGCATCAAGCGCATTGTTGATAATGTTCATGAACACTTGATAAAGCGAGCTAGAAAAACCTTCAA
The Nostoc punctiforme PCC 73102 genome window above contains:
- a CDS encoding thioredoxin-like domain-containing protein gives rise to the protein MLPRVRAPELPHNYSWFNTDKPLSLKQLKGRVIILDFWTYCCINCLHILPNLKYLEQKYKDSLTIIGVHSAKFDNEKETENIRQAILRYDVEHPVIIDSNFRLWEEYAVRAWPTLIIIDPEGYVIGQISGEGNRDALDELIQKLIQQHQDKGTINFQELSLILEKQRQPLITPLAFPGKVLATQTGLFIADSGHHRLIMSSFDGEILHLIGTGKSGLTDGAFNEAQFFAPQGMAYDAENQILYVADTENHTLRRVDMKRQVVDAIAGTGEQSRNIHPHGGVGLETPLNSPWDLVKVGNTLFIAMAGPHQIWEMDLETSMIKTYAGTGAEACIDGSLTESAFAQPSGISTDGKELYIADSEVSSIRGVGIVEPYQVRTVCGSGGLFGFGDVDGQGEDVRLQHCLGVEFAQNFIWVTDTYNHKIKLVSPSGNCQTIQGDGTAGLQDGQGKNSRFFEPSGLSINGSYLYIADTNNHAIRRVDLNTLEVTTLEFFGLCAPDVCIPPNVTATDF
- the glsA gene encoding glutaminase A, translating into MKKLDKLTTTELSAWVQQAKIQAKQGRVLDRIPQLALADPDWFAVHVCCESGKNISFGDTACIFPLMSVIKTFSLLYLLEHFGAETVFSWVGVEPSDAPFNSLEQLVSDRGRPRNPMINSGAITLADKLPGKDATQRTLLFCQWLNQLAGCQLSLDEVMLASVRLTRSTANEAITNYLTETGYLENLEIALDTYEQICCISGRIKDLALLGKLLACDGLVNPQNRRIVNAVMLTCGLYEASAEFAVRIGLPMKSGIGGGLVAIVPGEGAIACYSPGLDNIGNPVAGLVFVEAFSQKLELSIFG